A stretch of the Capsicum annuum cultivar UCD-10X-F1 chromosome 8, UCD10Xv1.1, whole genome shotgun sequence genome encodes the following:
- the LOC107879752 gene encoding MYB-like transcription factor ETC3 yields MDQNLHYHQTKLTHRCRNCEEEVNSTEWEFISMSKQEEDLIYRMHKLVGDRWGLIAGRIPGRTAEEIERFWIMRHSDGYAHKRRQLRKV; encoded by the exons ATGGATCAAAATCTCCATTATCACCAGACCAAACTCACGCACCGATGTCGCAACTGTGAAGAAG AGGTCAATAGTACGGAGTGGGAGTTCATTAGCATGAGCAAACAAGAAGAAGATCTTATTTACAGGATGCACAAGCTTGTTGGAGACAG GTGGGGACTTATAGCAGGGAGAATACCAGGGAGAACAGCAGAAGAAATAGAGAGATTTTGGATAATGAGACACAGTGATGGCTATGCACACAAGAGAAGACAATTAAGAAAAGTCTAG
- the LOC107879753 gene encoding histone H3-like centromeric protein HTR12, which yields MARAKHLAKRVAAAPSATPSTSTRKSSRKAVTTSVQKPKQKKRYRPGTVALREIRHFQKTSDLVVPAAPFIRLVREISHFYAPGVTRWQAEALIAIQEAAEDFLVHLFEDAMLCAIHARRVTLMKKDFELARRLGGKGQPW from the exons ATGGCCAGAGCCAAACACTTAGCAAAACGAG TGGCAGCTGCACCTTCAGCGACTCCATCG ACGTCTACAAGAAAAAGCTCAAGGAAAGCAGTGACAA CTTCGGTGCAGAAGCCTAAGCAAAAGAAGCGTTACAGGCCAGGGACAGTGGCGCTTCGGGAAATCAGGCACTTCCAGAAGACATCGGATCTTGTTGTTCCAGCTGCTCCTTTCATCAGACTT GTTAGAGAAATTAGTCACTTTTATGCACCGGGGGTTACTCGTTGGCAAGCTGAGGCTTTAATTGCTATTCAGGAG GCTGCAGAAGATTTTTTAGTTCATTTGTTTGAAGATGCAATGCTGTGTGCTATTCATGCGAGGCGTGTTACACTCA TGAAAAAAGATTTTGAGCTGGCTCGACGACTTGGAGGAAAAGGACAACCTTGGTGA